The following is a genomic window from Deltaproteobacteria bacterium.
AAGGACATCGGAGATCATTTTTGGGATCTCAAAATCAAGCGCCGATCCTCCAACAAGAGCGACAAAGCTGATGAGCCGGATATTGCCGGCAGGAGCGATCCTCTCAAGGGCACGCAACGCATTTCGAACGAAAACCCTTTTTTTCGCATTCTGACGAACCTGAACGATCTTCGATAAAGGTTCGCTGATCTCCAGGGGAATGGGCCCTTCACCGCCAAGAACCACAACTCGTCCAAAGAGCCTGGGTTCGAGGGGTTCATGAAAAAACTGAACCGAACCATCCTCATGACGCATATGAAAAAGGGTTTCCACCTTGGCCAGGGGATTAACCTTGATCCTTTCAGCCAGATCACGGTCGTCCAGCCCGAGTTCCGTATCGATGAGCAAGGTGACCATGTCTCCCGCACCGGCCAGATGGATGCTTTTGATCTCACCGGCCTCGCTGATCAGGGAAGCATCCGTCGATCCCCCTCCCAGGTCCAGAATGGCCATAGGAGGTTTGAGACCCGGCGTAGTGAGCGCGCCGCGTATAGCCATCTCAGCTTCTACACCCCCGATGTTGGTAGAAACCGAGATCTCCTCTTCCAGTTTCCTGGCAAGACGCTGCATGGGGAGTTTATGGGTTTTTACCATCGCTGCCAGTCCTACGGCATTACCCATGGAATACTCTCCCGCCAGGCTTCCTAAAACCCTTTGGGGTTTCAAGGTATCTACAGCGAGTATGTCCTGAACCTGGATGGCGCTCACAGGCTGATCCGTCAGGTCGGCCATGACTGTCCGGACATGTTCGAACATTCCTCCCACATGGGTCCCAGCTTCGGCCTGAATTTCCAGCAGCGGAGAGACGAGAGCCACCTTTTTCATAATAGCTTCAGCCCCCTCCTCCACCTTCACCACTTCCTTCCGGTTTTCCCCCATCAATACGATGCTTCCAGCCGGGATTCGGCGTTCCTCGATGTCTCCCCTGGGTGTTTTAATCACCACGGCGCTTCGTGTGCCCATGAGAGCCCTGGCTATGGGGACCACCTGTCTGGTCTCATCGGGATCCAGATCAAAGAGCGTGGCAATATC
Proteins encoded in this region:
- a CDS encoding diol dehydratase reactivase subunit alpha, with the translated sequence MTFIAGVDVGNNSTEVAIGRVATAGKADILSSSLVRTIGIKGTIRNALGVIDALDKSLALAGLERNDLSLILLNEAAPVIGDVAMETITETVITESAMIGHNPGTPGGLGLGIGTTITLDQLETTQVSGPWIVIIPGEFGFKEAAERLTRAISRDLIVAGAIVQKDDAVLINNRLHRSIPIVDEVRHVDRVPLDMPAAVEVASQGRTIEKLSNPYDIATLFDLDPDETRQVVPIARALMGTRSAVVIKTPRGDIEERRIPAGSIVLMGENRKEVVKVEEGAEAIMKKVALVSPLLEIQAEAGTHVGGMFEHVRTVMADLTDQPVSAIQVQDILAVDTLKPQRVLGSLAGEYSMGNAVGLAAMVKTHKLPMQRLARKLEEEISVSTNIGGVEAEMAIRGALTTPGLKPPMAILDLGGGSTDASLISEAGEIKSIHLAGAGDMVTLLIDTELGLDDRDLAERIKVNPLAKVETLFHMRHEDGSVQFFHEPLEPRLFGRVVVLGGEGPIPLEISEPLSKIVQVRQNAKKRVFVRNALRALERIAPAGNIRLISFVALVGGSALDFEIPKMISDVLVESGVVTGRANVRGVEGPRNAVATGLVLAYVNGEN